The DNA segment GCGTGGCGTGCTTgcatatagaaggaaaagactGGCAAAGCCCGTTACCGACAGACCGAGGAAAACAAAATCTTGGGCGAGAAGTATCAATCCTTTTAATAatgtgtcttatttttttcccccaaCGGTAAGAACCCAtgccgatggtggtggtggtggtggtggtggtggtagtggtggaccATGACTTTAACTATGACTATGAATATTATCTCAATGCATTGTATTCTCTCATATCTTTACGGAACCTGTACCAATATAAACTAAAAAGAAAGGCTTACTGTCGTTCCTAATGGCAGAAATATATAAGAACACACTGAATGACACACGAATGCATCCTTCTCTTCGCCAACGCCAATGTCCACCAAGGCAGTGTGTTCGGCCCCTCGCTGCAGAACGTTAATTGTGACCACACCCTGCATCTAGTGTCATACAGACCACGGCCCTCTAACCGCCGTCTGCGGAAGGGGTAAGCGACAAGTGACCAACCATAGAGCTAACAACGCTCTAGAAACGATTACTTCTATACCTGAAGGAGACAACACTTGGAGGAAACACCGCCCCGGCAATCCTACCCGACGGCAGAAGGCTGAGTTTTTATGACTATTTCCATCCTCGGAGTAGAGTTCCATTCCCGTCTCCGTCACCAAACGCGTGAGGAAGGTATCTGAGGATGCGGCGTGGGGGGATACACGCACCAGGGATTGAAAAAGTGAGGTGAAAAGTAACCTGTGTCTTATATTCTTCAGCAGGACAAAAAACTATCAAGCAGCGCACCGACCCCCGCCTCAGAGCCTTCACATATGCAGCCAATGGGTTAAATCATTTCTTCGGTATTAACAGGAAGCATTCATGGGACGTAATTTATAATATCTTTTCCTCGCCAATACATTTTATCCCTCAGCAAGATAAACTCCATTCCCAGAGAGAACCGGCCATCGCATCAAAGCCTTTATACAGTTATTGGCTTCACTCACTTATCAGCTTTTAAAGGAACGCATTCATGGGGCGTAGCTCCTAATATCTTTTCCTCAGCAAGACAAACTTCCTTCCCGCCGGGCACCGGCCATCGCATCAAGGCCTTTATACAGTCAGTGGGTTTGATCATTAAGGTATTGATGGAATGCATTCACGAGACACAATTTGCAATATATTTTCGTCGACACAAATGTTTCGAgagtcaaggaaaaaaaagaaaagaagaaagaagaaagaagttaaaaaacagaaggagaagaagaggaagaagacgaagaagagtatagtgaagtaaataagaagaagatgaagaggtgtCAGTCACTGGGCTTACTCACTTATCTATTGAGGGAACGCATTCACGGGACGCAGTTTGTGATGCCTCTGCCGCGTCAACACAGACATTCCCTCGTGCAGAAAAGTGTTCGCTACTGTCAGAACAagagaacaaataaagaaaaaaaatacctataATTGAACGCTATTAGATTTGGGAATGACAGACAAGGAAATATTTAACTCGTTTTCTATATCAATTTTCTGTTAttaagttactctctctctctctctctctctctctctcgcgtgccaGCTTGTtgtttggtttctctctctctctctctctctctctctctctctctctctctctctctctctctctctctctctctctctctctctctctctcataaataatactaaataaataaatacacaataataattatagaaaaaaaacatgtccAGTCATTGTTGTTCCCTGCCCCACTTCACTAAGCTATTTTTTCATCGAATGTGTTTCCTCCTTCAggactaagtgtgtgtgtgtgtgtgtgtgtgtgtgtgtgtgtgtgtgtgtgtgtgtgtgtgtgtgtgtgcgtgtgtgtgtgtgtgtgtgtgtgtgtgtgtgtgtgtgtgtgggtgtgtgtggttgtTCTCGGGCTAACCGTGACCCCCAAATAcagccatgccccccccccccccccgcgccctACACCCCTCCCCCTAACAGCCTCCCCCCTCGGCTCCTTCCTCCATCGAATCCTTGATTCATCTCTTGGCGCCGTGACGTCACGCGCCGCGGACACTATAAGTAGCAAGGCGGCGGCGAGGCTCGGCAGTCGTCTCTTcggagcatcaccaccaccaccaaaatggtAGGAGCACCTACAGACAGACAACACTGTACATGTGCACATGCACTGTGGAAAGAGAAGTGCACAGTAATAAGTTGTGCAGTATTGAGTATGACACCACCACCATGGTAGAAGCACAGTCATGTAACACTGTACACATGCAGCAGGCGTTGAGTAGTAACATGACAGAGGCACTCTTGTGCATGCTCAGGTATTAGGGCGAGCCTCCAGGCCTGAGCTGCTCACCGTCAGGGGGACGAGAGGCCATGCATGAAAACATGACTCTGTTATTGTATGGCTATTGTTATTAGCGTTAATGCTCATACTGTTGTTCctaatattgttgttgttcccGTGTGTCAGTACTAACGCCGTGTGTGTTTGTCGTTGCAGCTGAAACACTCTGTCGCCATCCTGTCCCTCGCCCTGCTCCTCGGCGTGGCCTGCGTCAGCGCCGGCGGCGGCTATGGccgtggtggcggaggaggtggctTCGGCCGCGGCGGCGGCGGATTTGGCGGAGGAAAGGGCGGTTTTGGCGGCGGCGGATTTGGCGGAGGAAAGGGCGGCTttggcggcggcggcttcggcgGCGGCGGATTTGGCGGAGGAAAGGGCGGCTTTGGCGGCGGCGGTTTTGGAGGCGGCAAGGGTGGATTTGGCGGCGGCGGATTCGGCGGTGGAAGAAGTTATGGTGGCGGTGGATTCGGCGGCGGCGGCATCGGCGGCGGTGGTTTCGGCGGCGGCAAGGGAGGTTTCGGCGGcggccatggcggcggcggcttcggcgGCGGTGGTTTCGGCGGCGGCAAGGGAGGTTTCGGCGGcggccatggcggcggcggcttcggcgGCGGCGGATTCGGTGGCGGCGGACATGGCGGCGGCTACGGCAAATAAGTCTTCCCTTATGCCTCTTCGCTGCGACGCCTCATCGTGTGCACATACGCAGTCTTGTACGCCTGTGTGCGTTTACGTGTGTGCATGTACGAACTGAGGAGAGGAACGGAGCATTCCTGCCCCTCCTCgcccctcacacctcctcctcctcatctcattttcttcacttcagCGAACCAGACAATAAAttatacaacaaaacaaaaacaaatctttacttctttcctcctaaGAGTCAAACCTCTCGCCAATGTTTTCTCAGGCAGGGAAACAAAAATCAACATCATGTCGATCAGGTCACCACCTCACACAACGTCACATTCCATCACATCAACCCCAAAACGTATACCCCAACAACCCCATCCCCCAATCCCTCTCACCCAACAGCCCCAGCACCCCAGAGCACCTCCACTCCTAAGGACTCATCAAGCAGAATCAAAACTCCTGAGTCCAATACAAAAACATCACCGCCAAGCCCTATAACCCCCACACCTCTACAAACATCCCCATCCCCACCCCTGCAGCTTCCGTCAAAGGGATCGACAGAGGGCCGGCAGGAATTCAGCGACCAAAAAGGTGTCATAAATATCCGCCAGCGACAACAGCACATTGTTAGGTACgtcacaattaaaaaaaaagtattctccAGGGCAACCATCGACCTGCCGCCGGCCACCAATGCCCACAGTGGTAGCGGACGTGGGTACCAGGCGTGGCGTGCCTgcatatagaaggaaaagactGACAAAGCCCGTTACCGACAGACCGAGGAAAACAAAATCTTGGGCGAGAAGTATCAATCTCTTTAATAATGTGTCTTAATTTTTTCCCCCAACGGTAAGAACCCAtgccgatggtggtggtggtggtggtggtggtggtggaccatGACTTTAACTATGACTATGAATATTATCTCAGTGCATTGTATTCTCTCATATCTTTACGGAACCTGTACCAATATAAACTAAAAAGATAGGCTTACTGTTGTTCCTAATGGTAGAAATATATAAGAACACACTGAATGACACACGAATGCATCCTTCTCTTCGCCAACGCCAATGTCCACCAAGGCAGTGTGTTCGGCCCCTCGCTGCAGAACGTTAATTGTGACCACACCCTGCATCTAGTGTCATACAGACCACGGCCCTCTAACCGCCGTCTGCGGAAGGGGCAAGCGACAAGTGACCAACCATAGAGCCAACAACGCTCTAGAAACGATTACTTCTATACCTGAAGGAGACAAGACTTGGAGGAAACACCGCCCCGGCAAGCCTACCCGCCGGCAGAAGG comes from the Eriocheir sinensis breed Jianghai 21 unplaced genomic scaffold, ASM2467909v1 Scaffold564, whole genome shotgun sequence genome and includes:
- the LOC126993118 gene encoding acanthoscurrin-2-like, translated to MAVVAESSLRSITTTTKMLKHSVAILSLALLLGVACVSAGGGYGRGGGGGGFGRGGGGFGGGKGGFGGGGFGGGKGGFGGGGFGGGGFGGGKGGFGGGGFGGGKGGFGGGGFGGGRSYGGGGFGGGGIGGGGFGGGKGGFGGGHGGGGFGGGGFGGGKGGFGGGHGGGGFGGGGFGGGGHGGGYGK